One window from the genome of Salvia splendens isolate huo1 chromosome 9, SspV2, whole genome shotgun sequence encodes:
- the LOC121748381 gene encoding transmembrane 9 superfamily member 9-like — MGRIKPHAISMWMCFALLLLVNAVHSFYLPGVAPQDFEKGDLLKVKVNKLASVKTQLPYAYYSLPYCKPKKIEDSAENLGEVLRGDRIENSPYEFKMREPQMCNVVCRVTLSDKEVKEFKEKIDDEYRVNMILDNLPLVVPFRRPDTDTLVYQHGFPVGFKAQYAGSKEERYFINNHLAFTVKYHKDEETDAARIVGFEAKHFSIKHGYDGKWDDSKTRLTTCDPHAKRTVTNSNTPHVVDDKEIIFTYDVEFQESEVKWASRWDTYLYMADDQIHWFSIVNSLMIVLFLSGMVAMIMLRTLYRDISRYNQLETQEEAQEETGWKLVHGDVFRPPTNSDLLCVYVGTGVQFLGMILVTMIFAALGFLSPSNRGGLMTAMLLLWVFMGIFAGYASARLYKMFKGSEWKKITLQTAFMFPGVVFAIFFILNALIWGEKSSGAVPFGTMFVLVLMWFGISVPLVFVGSYVGFRKPAIEAPVKTNKIPRQIPEQAWYMNPVFSILIGGILPFGAVFIELFFILTSIWLQQFYYIFGFLFLVFLILIVTCAEITVVLCYFQLCSEDYLWLWRSYLTSGSSALYLFLYAAFYFFTKLNITKPVSGILYFGYMLIGSYAFFVLTGTIGFFACFWFTKLIYSSVKID, encoded by the exons ATGGGGAGGATAAAGCCTCACGCGATTTCGATGTGGATGTGCTTCGCGCTCCTTCTCCTCGTCAACGCCGTCCACTCCTTCTATCTTCCCGGCGTCGCTCCCCAGGATTTTGAGAAG GGCGATCTTCTGAAAGTTAAAGTGAATAAATTGGCCTCTGTAAAAACTCAACTTCCTTATGCCTACTATTCCCTTCCTTATTGTAAACCAAAGAAAATTGAGGATAGTGCTGAGAATCTTGGGGAAGTCCTTCGTGGTGATCGCATCGAGAACTCCCCTTATGAG TTTAAGATGCGAGAACCACAGATGTGCAATGTTGTTTGTCGTGTTACACTTAGCGACAAAGAGGTAAAAGAGTTCAAAGAAAAGATTGATGATGAATATCGAGTGAACAT GATTTTGGATAATCTCCCCCTGGTTGTGCCTTTTAGAAGACCCGATACAGATACCCTGGTTTATCAGCACGGTTTTCCAGTTGGTTTTAAAGCTCAATATGCTGGT AGTAAAGAGGAGAGATATTTTATCAACAATCACTTGGCATTTACTGTGAAGTATCACAAGGATGAAGAAACTGATGCTGCAAGGATTGTGGGTTTTGAAGCCAAACATTTCAG TATTAAGCATGGATATGATGGTAAATGGGATGATAGTAAAACAAGACTGACAACATGTGATCCTCATGCGAAACGGACAGTAACTAACTCCAACACTCCACATGTGGTTGACGACAAGGAAATTATATTTACTTATGATGTGGAGTTTCAG GAAAGTGAAGTCAAGTGGGCTTCAAGATGGGATACTTATCTTTACATGGCTGATGATCAAATCCATTGGTTCTCAATCGTCAATTCTTTGATGATTGTTCTTTTCCTCTCGGGAATGGTTGCTATGATAATGCTGCGAACTCTTTATCGTGACATCTCTAGGTACAACCAGTTGGAGACTCAGGAAGAAGCTCAAGAAGAGACTGGGTGGAAATTAGTTCATGGGGATGTTTTCAGGCCTCCAACTAACTCAGATTTGCTCTGTGTTTATGTTGGAACTGGAGTTCAGTTTCTTGGGATGATACTGGTGACAATGATTTTTGCAGCACTTGGTTTCCTGTCCCCTTCTAATCGGGGAGGGCTGATGACAGCAATGCTTCTTCTTTGGGTGTTCATGGGTATTTTTGCTGGCTATGCCTCAGCCCGTCTCTACAAGATGTTTAAAGGATCAGAGTGGAAGAAAATTACTCTTCAAACAGCTTTTATGTTCCCTGGAGTCGTCTTTGCTATTTTCTTCATCCTGAATGCACTGATTTGGGGTGAGAAATCCTCAGGGGCTGTACCATTCGGGACTATGTTCGTATTGGTGCTCATGTGGTTTGGGATTTCAGTTCCGCTTGTGTTTGTTGGCAGCTACGTAGGCTTTAGGAAGCCAGCCATTGAGGCTCCAGTCAAAACCAATAAAATTCCGAGGCAGATACCAGAGCAGGCCTGGTATATGAACCCAGTCTTCTCAATCTTAATCGGAGGCATACTCCCGTTTGGTGCAGTATTCATCGAGTTGTTCTTCATCCTGACATCTATATGGCTGCAGCAGTTCTACTACATTTTCGGTTTCCTTTTCCTCGTGTTCCTCATCTTGATCGTGACCTGTGCTGAGATCACTGTCGTGCTATGCTATTTCCAACTGTGCAGCGAGGACTACTTGTGGTTGTGGAGGTCTTACCTTACCTCAGGTTCCTCAGCTTTATACCTTTTCCTGTACGCGGCATTCTACTTCTTCACAAAGCTCAACATAACAAAACCAGTCTCGGGCATCCTGTACTTTGGCTACATGTTGATTGGTTCGTATGCATTCTTCGTGCTGACTGGCACGATTGGTTTCTTCGCCTGCTTCTGGTTCACGAAACTCATCTACTCATCTGTCAAGATCGACTAG